AGATTCCGGATCGGCGGATTCTGGACGAAGTGAGCCGTGATCACCCGATTCTCATTACCCGCATCTGCAGGCATGCGGTTTCCGTGAATTCCAAAGCGCTGGACATCGCAGGCGTACATACAGGGACACAGGACCCTTCCGGCGGGCGGATTGAACGTTATCAAGATGGTGAACCGACAGGCTATCTCCACGATCAGGCACAGGAACTGGTGAAATACTGTTTGCCGTCACATAAATTTGCTGATATTGAACGCACCCTGACAACGTCTTTGGAAGATCTGTTTGCTAACGGGTATACCGGTGGCCACACGGAAGATCTGTTTTATTACGGGAACCCTGTCGAAACGGTGCGGGTATTTGAAAAAGTGGTCGACGGATCGAACCGGAAATTCCGTACGAATTTACTCGTTCACCACGAAGCAGCAAAAGTGGTATTTGATACGTATCCGAATGGGCCGGATTCGGACTTTCTCGATTTCGGGTCCGTGAAGATTTTTACCGATGGTGCACTTGGAGGGAGAACCGCCTATCTCAGTGAACCTTATGCAGATGATGAATCAACCTGCGGCGTTGCCATTCATACGCAAGAACAGCTGACAGCACTTGTTCACCTGGCCAGAAGCTACCAGATGCCAGTGGCGATTCATGCCATCGGCGATCAGGCATTGGCTGAGACGCTGACGGCTCTCGAAGAAGAACCGCCGCCCCGCGGAGCACTGGACCGGATCATTCATGCGCAGATCCTCCGTCCGTCGTTGATTGAACAGATGAAACGTTTGCCGGTAGCTCTTGATATTCAGCCTCGCTTCACGGTATCGGATTTCCCATGGGTGGCAAACCGGCTTGGCGCTGAGCGGATACAATCCTGTTATGCATGGAAGACGTTGCTTCATGAAGGATTGATCTGTGCCGGCGGTTCGGATGCTCCCATTGAACCGGTGAATCCACTTCTTGGCCTTCATGCTGCGGTAACCAGACGAATGCCAGGAGTGGATCATGAAGGGTATTTGCCCAAAGAGAAATTGACCTTATTCGAGGCGCTGGGCCTTTTCACAAAGGGCGCTGCAGCGGCGATCGGTCATCAAGAGCGCCGGGGCTGGATCAAACCTGGCATGGAGGCTGATTTCACAGTATTGTCGCAGGACTTGTTTATGCTTGAGCCGGATGACTGGCTCAAGGTTCACGCACTGCTGACGGTCGTTGACGACAGCATCATGTACGACAGCCGTGAGGGAACCCGTTCTTGAATGGATCGAATAAAAAGAGAACCCCCGTCATACGGATGAACCGGTCTGACGGGGGCTGATTGAATCAAAGAAACGATCTGCGCACTTTATGCAAAAAGAGATTATCTTTCATACGCAGCGTCTTGATTTTTTTATTTGATACTTTCACTTTAATCTCATGCGAATGACGGATGCTGAGTGCTTCGTTATCCGCACCGATGATGGGATGGTCGTTACCATCCTGGACAATCTTCAGCGTTAATTCCCGATCATGATTCAAAATAAGCGGGGCGCCAAGGGTCCGGTATTGATTGTTGTTAATCGATGCAATCTCTGTCAGCTGCATGCTGGGAAGCTTAGGATCGACAATGGCGCCACTCAGTGAACGGTTATACGCGGTGGAGCCTGTCGGTGTGGAAACGACCATGCCATCGCCCCGGAAGGTTTCGAAATAGAGTCCATCGATATAGACATCGATGGCAAACGTTTTGATGATCTGTGAACGAACGGACAGTTCATTCAGACACTGAAATGATTCGGTTCCATCAACCGATACTTCAAGCGTAGGGTATTGAAGGACTTCTGTTTGATCAGATTGGAGTGCCAATTCAATCTTTTCAAGATCATTTGTGTTAAAATCTGTATAGAATCCCAAGCGACCATCATTGACCCCTACATAGAGGGCATCTTCTCGAAAACCGGTTTTACGGACAGATTGTAAAAAAGTCCCATCTCCACCGAAGCTGGCGATAATATTGGCATCTTTTGGATTTTCAACCAGCTGATAGTCATATTTTCGGCCAATCTCACGGACTTTGTGAATCTTTTCTTCCAGTTCTTCGTCCTTCTTGTAGAACAGAAAAGCATTTTTTCGGTTTGTCATGTCATCAACGTCCTTTCGTAGTCAGTGCTTTAGGTGTGCGATTCTTCGACAACTCTCAGCAAAAATCGCTTACATAATTTAATTCTAACAAATTAGCGGAGCGATTGCTGAACATTTTAAGATTGGTGAGGTGTTTTTTTATGAATGTGAAACGTTGGGTAGCACTCGGTGCTGCAGTATTATTGTTTGTCGTTTCAGGTTTTTTTACGTTAGGTATGCAAAATTTCGGGCAGGACTTTGAACAAATGATGTCCATTGATCGTGAATTTGGCGAACAGGTGATAGAGCAGGGAACGACCCCTGGTAAGTTAGCAGTGATTCAAGTGGAGGGTACGATTCAGGATGGCGGCGCGGGAGGTCTGTTCAGCGTCGGCTATGATCATCAGCAGACCCTCCGGATGCTCGAACACGCAGGCGAAGACCCGGAAGTGCACGGTGTGATTTTGCAGGTGAATACGCCAGGAGGTGGCGTGGTTGAATCCGATGAGTTGCACGAACGGATTGTAACGATTCAAGAGGAGTTTGAAAAGCCGGTTTATGCCGTGATGGGCGGTCAGGCTGCCAGCGGCGGCTACTACATTTCCGCTCCTGCGGAAAAGATTTACGCCAATGCACAGACCTTCACCGGTTCCATCGGTGTGATTATCCAGTCTGTGAATGCAGCAGGTCTGGCAGAAGAATGGGGTGTATCCCTCGAGACGTTCACCAGCGGTGAATTTAAGGATATTCTGAACCCAACCAGGGATATTACCGAGGCAGAACGTGAGTTATTGGATGAAATCGTTATGGATTCCTATGAGCAGTTCGTGGATGTCGTCGATAACGGACGCGGTAATTTATCGAGAGACGAAGTGTATGAGCTTGCAGATGGCCGGATTTATACAGGAAACCAGGCAGTTGAAAATGGTCTGATTGATGAAATCGGTAACCGCAATCATGCAATTGAAGAAATGATTGAGGAACTTGGACGGGGCGATCTTTCTGTGGTTGAATACGGCGGACCCGCTGGATTCGGTTCGCTTGCCGGATTCGGCAGTCAGCTGATGCCCGGTTCGGAAGCAAGAATGATCGAAGAAGTCATTAACTCTAATGCAGGTGCACGGGTAATGTATCTGTATACGAATTGAGGTGAAGATACATGAGTGAAGAGAACAATACGATTCCCCTGGAAGAAGAACCTGATCAGCGGCCAGAGCCCGCTCGTCATGATCATTTGGATGATTATGAGACGATGACGTTTTACTATGCCGGTTTTTGGATGCGTTTTTGGGCATACCTGGTGGATTTGGTTGTGGCAAGCAGCCTGAGCGGCCTGATTTTGGGCGTCATGTATCTTGCGGCAGATCTTGATCAGCTGACAATTGGGATTTATACAGCAGCAGGAGCGCTTTCTGCGTTGATTTCTTTCTCATATTTTGTCATCCTGACGAAGCTTTGGGGGCAGACCCTCGGCAAAATGGCACTCGGAATCAGGGTGATTCCATTTGAAAATCAGGAATTAAGCTGGACGGATGTCATTTTCCGTGAAGTGATCGGCCGGTTTATCCACCGATCCCTCGTGATTACGAATCTGCTCTATCTCATTGTGGCATTTGCCCCGACAAAGAGAGGGGTTCATGATCGGATCGGAAATTCACTGGTCATTCTCGAACCCCGCAAAGGGTTTACTGTACCGGTGAAAAAGAAGGAAGAAGCATCATAATGGAAGATCAACCAGCCAGTATGTTAAACTGAAAATCGTAGGTAAAATACGAAAAATTCGGGAGAAGGAGCTGACGGTATGACTGTAACATTTAAAGAAAATCCGGTAACATTGAAAGGAACAGAGGTTCAAAAAGGGGAACAAGCACCTGATTTCACAGTACTGGCAAATGATTTGTCAGATGTGAAGCTCTCTGATTTCAACGGAAAAACCAGACTGATCAGCGTTGTACCTTCGATTGATACAGGAGTCTGCGATGAACAGACGCGACGTTTCAATGAAGAAGCATCCAAACTCGATGATGTTGAGATCATCACGATCTCAGTGGATCTGCCGTTCGCGCAGAGACGCTGGTGTGCAGCCGCGGGTGTCGATAACATCCAGGTCACATCTGATCACCGCGATCTTGATTTTGGAATGAAGTACGGTGTTGTCATCGATGAACTGAGATTACTGGCGCGTTCCATTTTTATCGTCGACAAGAACGGTACACTGCAATATAAAGAAGTGGTTCCGGAAGTAACCAATCATCCGGATTATGATCAGGCAATTGCAGCTGCAAAAGAAATGAGCTAATATGATTCTATGGAAAAGCATCGATTATCGATGCTTTTCTTCTGCTTTAAGAAAGGTTAACTTTGTTAAAGGAGTAAAGTAGAAGTGCAACGAAGGCTTTCGCCATCTAACCTTGGCGACAAGCCTGGTTTTCTTTAAGCTTTAACGAATCAAAAAAAGGAAGGCTGAAATAAAATGAACCCAACAACAAAAACAGAAATCATGTATGAAACATTGGACAAAGCAGCGAGTCTCCTCCAGTCAGAACTGGGGATCTTATACCTGGAAGCACTGTCATTGGCAGGGAATCTGATGATTCACCAAAACGAACCGATCAACGGCTTGTCAGAAGACGCTTCAAAACAGGTGGAACAAATCGTCAAAGAGGTGAAGCCGCCCTTCAGCTATGATAAAGAGGAAGGACGAAGAGCGCTGCAACTGGCAGTCCTGAAAGGGATGAAAGAAGCGACACAGCCTCACCATGCAATGACACCGGATGCGGTGACGGTGTTCGCCGGTTTTCTCGTGAGTCAATTATTGCAAAAAGAAGCAGACAAAACGCAAAAAATCTTTGATCCTGCAGCCGGAGCGGGAAATCTGTTGACAGGTGTCATGAATCAGCAGTCTGCCCCGGTAGCAGGGATCGGTGTGGAAGCAGATGAAACCCTGGCTAATCTATTGTTTATAAACAGTGGCGTGCAAGGACTGGACCTTGCGGGTGTTCATGATGATTCGGTCAAAATGGATCGACTGGACGACCGGGTGGACCTCGTAGTCTCAGATCTGCCGGTTGGCTACTATCCTGATGAACAGGTGATCGATGGATTTCAGACGAAGGCACAAGGTACACCGACGTATGTGCATCACCTTCTGATCGAAAAAAGTCTGCGACAGGTGGAAGAAGGCGGATTTCTGTTATTTTTGATCCCGAACACCTTATTCCAATCCGAGCAGGCAGATATACTGCAAGCTTATTTAAAAGACTCGGCAGTCATTTATGCGTTACTGCAATTGCCAGAGACCATGTTTAAAGCAAAGGAGCAACAGAAGAGTTTTCTTTTGCTGCGAAAGAAGAAAACAGGTATGACGGTACCGAAACAGGCACTGCTTGCAGAGATGCCATCATTCAGCCGTAAAGAGGCTCTTCAGGACATGACCCGTCAAATCTCTGATTGGATCAGTGATCATTTGTCATAAAATGTTCACATTGGTATCTGTTACGGTCTGCACAAGTCTGTATTTGTACAGAAAACCCAATGGGAGAACTGAATCACAGGAATGGCAATGGTTTCATGGGGAATCTGTGTTATAGTCTTTGGGACAGTCGGCGATGAAACAGAGGTTGCAAACTTCTTTTTTAAGTGTTTTAATTAATAGTGGTTATACGTGAACAATCGAGAGTGTGTCCGCTGGTCAATTGAAATAAAATAAAAAAGGAGCGAATCATTTATGTCTAAAATTATGGCGATAAACGCCGGAAGTTCATCCTTGAAGTTTCAACTTCTCGAAATGCCGGAAGAGAAGATTGTCACAAAGGGAATTGTAGAGCGAATCGGAATGAACGATGCGGTCTTCACCATCGAAGTAGAGGGTGATAAAAAGAAAGATACAACAGCGATTGACGATCATGCCAAAGCTGTCGAAATTCTGCTGGATAAGCTGATCAGTTTAGGGATTATCAACTCGCTTGATGAAATCGAAGGCATCGGTCACCGTGTTGTTCACGGCGGGGAAAAATTCAATGATTCCGTTTTGATTACAGAAGATGTCATCAACGGCATTGATGAAGTATCTGATCTGGCGCCGCTGCATAATCCTGCAAATCTCGTCGGGATCAATGCATTTCGTAAAATTTTGCCGAATGTCCCGTCAGTCGCTGTGTTTGATACAGCATTTCATCAGACGATGCCTGAAGATTCTTACCTTTACAGTCTGCCTTATGAATATTACGAAAACTACGGCATTCGTAAGTACGGTTTTCATGGCACATCACATAAGTATGTTTCCGAACGTGCAGCCGATATGCTCGGGCGCCCGGTGGAAAATCTTCGCCTGATTTCCTGTCACCTTGGTAACGGTGCAAGTATTGCGGCGATTGAAGGCGGCAAGTCTGTGGATACGTCAATGGGCTTTACACCACTTGCCGGTGTGACAATGGGAACGCGCTCCGGTAACATCGACCCTTCCCTGATTCCGTATATCATGGATAAAGCAAACATGACCGCAGAAGAAGTAATGGATGTTCTGAATAAAAAATCCGGTATGCTTGCGCTCTCCGGATTCTCAAGTGACCTTCGTGATATTGAATTGAAGGCAAAGGATGGCCACGATCGTGCTGCGCTTGCGCTGAATGTCTTCACCTCACGCATCCACAAATACATCGGTTCTTATGCGACACGTATGAGCGGCCTCGATGCGATTATCTTCACTGCAGGTATCGGCGAAAACAGTGACGAAATCCGCTCGAGAGTGCTTCACGGTCTTGAATTTATGGGAGTATATTGGGATCCGATGCTGAACAAGACAAGAGGAAAAGAAGCCTTTATTAACTATCCTCACTCACCGGTTAAAGTCATGGTCATTCCAACGAATGAAGAAGTGATGATTGCCCGTGATACACTTCGGCTCAGCTCGAAATAGTTATTGAGTAAAGAAGAACAGGAACGAAAAAAGGTTCTAAGTCAATTGTTGGGGTAGTGGCATTTTGCCGCTGCCCCTTTATCCTACTTGAAAATGTTCATTTTTGAATTGATGATGCAGTAATACCCGGAATCGGAAACGATCGTATCGTCTGAATCCGAATGCATTCCGTTTGATCACTTTCGTCTGATTGTTTAACCCTTCGATCGGACCGTTTGTATAACCATAGGCAAAGCTGTTCAGGATGGCCACTTTCCAATTTCGGAATGTTTTCAGGACGTCTTGAAACTCTTGCATCTCCGATGCCTCCACGCATTGATAGAACAGATGAAGTTCTTCTTTTACGCTTCGCACATCATGTTGCCCAGCCTGTTTCGCCGTTTCAAACCAATCGCGATAAGCTTCTTTCACTTCATAGGCTTCACGAAGCTCTTCTGACAAAGACAGATAGCGTTGAAGATACCAGTGTTGTTTCTCCGTTAAGTCTTGCGCGTGTTTATGAAAAACATGCTTCATCCGTTTACACTTTTTCCGATCATATTCGTGGAATTCCTTCTGTACACGGCGCCGAATCCGGTCCAGCGCCCAATAGATATAACGGCAGAAATGAAACCGGTCGGCGACAATAACAGGTTTGCCCAATGCCTGGTCTACCGCTGATTTAAAGGAATGGCTCATGTCCATAACCACGATCCGGACTTGACTGCCTTTCTGTTGTAAATAACGTTTGACGGTTTGGACCGCACGGTCCGGCAAAATATCCAATGGTTTTCCTGTCAAACCATCTGCAATCATGACTTGATATTTCCCTTTTTCGGTGTCTCCCTTATACTCATCGATGGCAATGACCGAAGGGAGTTCCTTCACCTCCGACAACATAGGGGCAGCGATCTGATCGAACCTTCTCATCACGGTGGTCGGAGACGTATGAAACTGTCTGGCCGTGTCCGTGAAATTCTTTCCCTGGATCACACGGAGTCCCAACGCCTGATTCCATTCCAAAGTGTGTCGTTGGTAACGCTCCACCAGTTTAATCTGTTCAGAAAATCGCTTGCCGCATCGGCACACGTAACGTCTTCGACGATAGAACAAGACCGTAGGTCGTTCCCACATCTTCAGGTGTTGCACCTTCTGGATCCGGTAATCATGGACTTTACTCGTCCATTCAGAACAACATGGGCACCTGTGCGGCTCACGTTCCATCTCGATATGAATGTGTACTTCCCCATCAACAATGGCTGTTTTCGTGACGATCGCTTCTTCTAACCCCGGAAAATTCATGTTAAAATCAGTAGTATGCACGCAGATCCTCTCCTTCACTTTGTTTCTCGTCAATTCAAGTGTAAAGGATAGAGGAGCCTGCGTGTTTTTTATCCCCAAATTTGTGGCCATGTCACAAACTGTCTTTGAACAAATCAGCTTGTTTTTCATGAGTGACAGGCGGCGACGCCAGAGGGATCAGTGCAGTCTGAAGATCCATTCTGACGATGCAAAGCTGAGACAGAATTAGCTGAAGACAAGCCCCTTGGCAAGCGTCCGCAGATAGGGAATGAAAAACACCTCGAAGAGAGAACCGCAATTGTTTCTAAACCCCAACATATATTTTAGAGCCCGAAAAAAAGCCTCCGGATCCGGAGGCTTTTTGTATGCATGATGGCTATTAATGGTGTGCACGAACTTCAACGTTCTCGTCAGCCCGGTACCATAACCAGAGGTCATTGATGGTAGAAGCGAGAGAAGAGATGTTACTGTTTAATTCACAGCTGGTGTCGAAGTGGCTCTCCTCATAGAGAAGATCCTGCAATACGTTAATTTCATTTTCCAGCTCTGCTATTCTGTCTGGGATTTTTCCCCGCTCTTTTTCCCAATGCAGCATCACTTGGACCTGCTCTTGGTAGGGAAGTTCTTCTAAAGGTTTAGTAAATTGGGGCACGGCTATCCCGAGCCGGTTATCATACTCAAATGTAACAAGTTCCATGAATCAATCCTACCTCACTTTTACGAATTGGGTTCCGAACGGACAATCAGTACGTCGCATTCAGAGTGGCGCGTGATATGTTCAGACACACTGCCGATCAAGAAGCGTTCAACAGCATTCAGACCGGTTGCGCCTGTCACGATCAAATCAATCTCATATTTCTTTGCAACGTCTTTGGCAATTTTGACTTTTGGTGAACCATAATCGAGAACCAGCGATACTTTTTTGATCCCCTTTTCAAGGGCCTGTTCCTTGTACTCTTCAAGCATATCCCGAGCGTACTGTTCCGCTTCTGCGAAAATCGTACGATCATAATGCTCAACAGAGGCAAATGTGCGTGTGTCGATGATGTGACTGATAAAAAGGTTAGCGTCGTGATCACCTGCAAGCTGTACGGCTTTGTTAAATGCTCTCTTTGCTTCTTTCGATCCATCCACAGCTACCAGAACGTTGTTGTACTTCAATGGCATGTGAAGACCTCCTTTTTTCAAGTAAAATCATCTTACTCACTTTCATTATAGCAAATCTTTAGAACTTTGACGACATTTTCGTGAATCAGTTAACAATGAGTGGTTATTTTTTTACTTAAGCGGGGAATGGTCGATATAATGGACGTTGTATTCAGATTTTTTGTCCGGAGAGGGTGGTCGTTATGCGTCATGCCATTGTGACAGCAGGCACGAAAGGATTAGGGAAACAAGTAACAGAACAATTACTTCACGAGGGATATAGTGTGACCGTCAATTACCGAAGTGATGAACAGGCCGTAGAAGCGATGAAAGAGGCTTTCAGTGAAGCGAAGCATCGTTTATCATTTCTGAAAGGTGACGTGACGAACCGTCACGATATGGAGGCACTCGTGGACAGCGCAGTCGAACGGTTTGGTCGTGTGGATCTGTTGATCTGCAATGCAGGACCTTATGTGTTCGAGCGGAAAAAACTCGCAGATTATACCGATGAGCAGTGGTATGAGATGGTGGATGGGAATTTAAACTCAGCCTTTCACTTGTTCAGAAAAGCCATTCCCATTATGAGAAAACAGCAATTCGGACGGATCATTACATACGGTTTTCAAGCCTCGGATCATACGCCAGGCTGGCTGTACCGGTCTGCTTTTGC
This Salisediminibacterium beveridgei DNA region includes the following protein-coding sequences:
- the tpx gene encoding thiol peroxidase; the protein is MTVTFKENPVTLKGTEVQKGEQAPDFTVLANDLSDVKLSDFNGKTRLISVVPSIDTGVCDEQTRRFNEEASKLDDVEIITISVDLPFAQRRWCAAAGVDNIQVTSDHRDLDFGMKYGVVIDELRLLARSIFIVDKNGTLQYKEVVPEVTNHPDYDQAIAAAKEMS
- a CDS encoding universal stress protein gives rise to the protein MPLKYNNVLVAVDGSKEAKRAFNKAVQLAGDHDANLFISHIIDTRTFASVEHYDRTIFAEAEQYARDMLEEYKEQALEKGIKKVSLVLDYGSPKVKIAKDVAKKYEIDLIVTGATGLNAVERFLIGSVSEHITRHSECDVLIVRSEPNS
- a CDS encoding RDD family protein, with product MSEENNTIPLEEEPDQRPEPARHDHLDDYETMTFYYAGFWMRFWAYLVDLVVASSLSGLILGVMYLAADLDQLTIGIYTAAGALSALISFSYFVILTKLWGQTLGKMALGIRVIPFENQELSWTDVIFREVIGRFIHRSLVITNLLYLIVAFAPTKRGVHDRIGNSLVILEPRKGFTVPVKKKEEAS
- a CDS encoding ISL3 family transposase; translation: MNFPGLEEAIVTKTAIVDGEVHIHIEMEREPHRCPCCSEWTSKVHDYRIQKVQHLKMWERPTVLFYRRRRYVCRCGKRFSEQIKLVERYQRHTLEWNQALGLRVIQGKNFTDTARQFHTSPTTVMRRFDQIAAPMLSEVKELPSVIAIDEYKGDTEKGKYQVMIADGLTGKPLDILPDRAVQTVKRYLQQKGSQVRIVVMDMSHSFKSAVDQALGKPVIVADRFHFCRYIYWALDRIRRRVQKEFHEYDRKKCKRMKHVFHKHAQDLTEKQHWYLQRYLSLSEELREAYEVKEAYRDWFETAKQAGQHDVRSVKEELHLFYQCVEASEMQEFQDVLKTFRNWKVAILNSFAYGYTNGPIEGLNNQTKVIKRNAFGFRRYDRFRFRVLLHHQFKNEHFQVG
- a CDS encoding class I SAM-dependent methyltransferase: MNPTTKTEIMYETLDKAASLLQSELGILYLEALSLAGNLMIHQNEPINGLSEDASKQVEQIVKEVKPPFSYDKEEGRRALQLAVLKGMKEATQPHHAMTPDAVTVFAGFLVSQLLQKEADKTQKIFDPAAGAGNLLTGVMNQQSAPVAGIGVEADETLANLLFINSGVQGLDLAGVHDDSVKMDRLDDRVDLVVSDLPVGYYPDEQVIDGFQTKAQGTPTYVHHLLIEKSLRQVEEGGFLLFLIPNTLFQSEQADILQAYLKDSAVIYALLQLPETMFKAKEQQKSFLLLRKKKTGMTVPKQALLAEMPSFSRKEALQDMTRQISDWISDHLS
- a CDS encoding SDR family oxidoreductase, with translation MRHAIVTAGTKGLGKQVTEQLLHEGYSVTVNYRSDEQAVEAMKEAFSEAKHRLSFLKGDVTNRHDMEALVDSAVERFGRVDLLICNAGPYVFERKKLADYTDEQWYEMVDGNLNSAFHLFRKAIPIMRKQQFGRIITYGFQASDHTPGWLYRSAFAASKTALTSLTKTVAIEEAEFGITANMVCPGKILGDMKESSIADSRRQPDEETPVGRSGTGEDIARTVLFLAGEESDMITGAVVEVTGGMDVLHSHRA
- a CDS encoding amidohydrolase, giving the protein MATLYRNGTIRTLLTAEDMAEALITQEGKILAVGSEDELMEQYGAIISREINLEGGCLYPGFTDSHLHMIGHGERLLTLDLSDAGSLDEVKERLINRANTVPVGDWVIGEGFNENLFADAQIPDRRILDEVSRDHPILITRICRHAVSVNSKALDIAGVHTGTQDPSGGRIERYQDGEPTGYLHDQAQELVKYCLPSHKFADIERTLTTSLEDLFANGYTGGHTEDLFYYGNPVETVRVFEKVVDGSNRKFRTNLLVHHEAAKVVFDTYPNGPDSDFLDFGSVKIFTDGALGGRTAYLSEPYADDESTCGVAIHTQEQLTALVHLARSYQMPVAIHAIGDQALAETLTALEEEPPPRGALDRIIHAQILRPSLIEQMKRLPVALDIQPRFTVSDFPWVANRLGAERIQSCYAWKTLLHEGLICAGGSDAPIEPVNPLLGLHAAVTRRMPGVDHEGYLPKEKLTLFEALGLFTKGAAAAIGHQERRGWIKPGMEADFTVLSQDLFMLEPDDWLKVHALLTVVDDSIMYDSREGTRS
- a CDS encoding NAD kinase, which translates into the protein MTNRKNAFLFYKKDEELEEKIHKVREIGRKYDYQLVENPKDANIIASFGGDGTFLQSVRKTGFREDALYVGVNDGRLGFYTDFNTNDLEKIELALQSDQTEVLQYPTLEVSVDGTESFQCLNELSVRSQIIKTFAIDVYIDGLYFETFRGDGMVVSTPTGSTAYNRSLSGAIVDPKLPSMQLTEIASINNNQYRTLGAPLILNHDRELTLKIVQDGNDHPIIGADNEALSIRHSHEIKVKVSNKKIKTLRMKDNLFLHKVRRSFL
- a CDS encoding acetate kinase — its product is MSKIMAINAGSSSLKFQLLEMPEEKIVTKGIVERIGMNDAVFTIEVEGDKKKDTTAIDDHAKAVEILLDKLISLGIINSLDEIEGIGHRVVHGGEKFNDSVLITEDVINGIDEVSDLAPLHNPANLVGINAFRKILPNVPSVAVFDTAFHQTMPEDSYLYSLPYEYYENYGIRKYGFHGTSHKYVSERAADMLGRPVENLRLISCHLGNGASIAAIEGGKSVDTSMGFTPLAGVTMGTRSGNIDPSLIPYIMDKANMTAEEVMDVLNKKSGMLALSGFSSDLRDIELKAKDGHDRAALALNVFTSRIHKYIGSYATRMSGLDAIIFTAGIGENSDEIRSRVLHGLEFMGVYWDPMLNKTRGKEAFINYPHSPVKVMVIPTNEEVMIARDTLRLSSK
- the sppA gene encoding signal peptide peptidase SppA, producing the protein MNVKRWVALGAAVLLFVVSGFFTLGMQNFGQDFEQMMSIDREFGEQVIEQGTTPGKLAVIQVEGTIQDGGAGGLFSVGYDHQQTLRMLEHAGEDPEVHGVILQVNTPGGGVVESDELHERIVTIQEEFEKPVYAVMGGQAASGGYYISAPAEKIYANAQTFTGSIGVIIQSVNAAGLAEEWGVSLETFTSGEFKDILNPTRDITEAERELLDEIVMDSYEQFVDVVDNGRGNLSRDEVYELADGRIYTGNQAVENGLIDEIGNRNHAIEEMIEELGRGDLSVVEYGGPAGFGSLAGFGSQLMPGSEARMIEEVINSNAGARVMYLYTN